Within the Pseudonocardia alni genome, the region GCCCACGACGACGCCGTCGCACTCGCGATCCACTTCGACGCCCCGGCCCCAGCGGTCGCATCGGATGCCGTTGCTCCTCCATGGGAGAGAGCCCCCACTCCGCGCTGAGGGGCCGGGTGGCCGGTCACGGCGCGGCGAACGGGCCGGGGGTGTGGTGGGCGAGCGACGGGGCAGGCGTGGCCGGCCCCGCGCCGCCGCGACGAGCACGACACCACCACCGAAGGCCGGCTGTTCCGCGGTGCCCGGGGTGGCCCGCACGCCGCGGTGTCCACCTGGTTCGACGGCGGTGTCCCCGCCCCGCAGGTCCCGTCCTGGGCCGGACACACCGGGACAACGAAAAAGACCCCCGGTCCCAGCGTTTCCGCTGGTCGGGGGCCTCTTTCACCTGCTGTGGCTGGTCCAGGATTCGAACCTGGGAAGGCTACGCCGACGGATTTACAGTCCGCTCCCTTTGGCCGCTCGGGCAACCAGCCGGGGTGCACGTCGCTCTTGCTGAGTGCGTGAACGAGGATACGACACGACCGACGGCCCCCGACGAGGGGGCCCCGACCGACCCGAGGGAGTGACCGATGGCCGACCCGTCGTTCGACGTCGTGAGCAAGGTGGAGCGCCAGGAGGTGGACAACGCGCTGAACCAGGCCGCCAAGGAGCTGTCGCAGCGCTTCGACTTCCGCGGCACCAACACGACGGTCGCATGGGCCGGCGAGGAGGCCGTGACCTTCGAGTCCGACACCGAGGAGCGGCTGCTCGCCGGGATCGAGGTGTTCAAGGAGAAGCTGATCAAGCGCTCGATCAGCCTGAAGGCCCTCGAGGTGGACGAGCCCCAGCTGTCGGGCAAGGCCTACAAGGCCGGCGGCAAGATCCTGCAGGGCATCGCGCAGGACAAGGCCAAGGAGATCAGCAAGGCCATCCGCGACGAGAAGCTCAAGGGCGTCCAGGCCCAGATCCAGGGCGACCAGCTGCGCGTCTCGGGCAAGAAGAAGGACGACCTGCAGGCCGTCATCGCGCTGCTCAAGTCCAAGGACTTCGGCATCGCGCTGCAGTTCACCAACTATCGGTAGCCGGGCCGACCCCGGCGCGGCCGGACACCTCCCGCCCGCCACGCCATACGCCCACGATCGACAGGCTGTCGCCGATCGTGGTGGTCGGGCGAGCGGGCGGGCTCCCGGCACGGCGGACCAGGAGGGGCTCCCGCGAACCCTGGTGCACGCCGTCGACGGTCTGCTGCACCACGCCCCGGCCGCGGCCGGGGTGCAGCGGGAACGGGTGCGGGAGCTCGCGCGGCTCGTCGGCCCCTAGACCGCGGGCCGCAGGTGCGCCCACGGCCGCGCCCGCTCCAGCTGCGCCGCCAGGGCGAGCAGCAGCGGCTCGGACCCCGGCCGCCCGACGAACTGCACGCCCAGCGGCAGCCCGGACGCCGTCCGGTACAGCGGCACCGACGACGCGGGCCGCCCGGTCAGGTTCGCCAGCTGGGTGTAGGGCACCGGGGCGAAGTTGGCGTCGACCAGGCTCTCGACCAGGCCGAGCCGTCCGAACAGGCCGGACGCGCCGGCCCGCAGCAGCGCCTGCGCGCCGATCCGGGCCGGGGCGGGCAGCGCCAGCTCCCCGATCGGCCACGGCGGCCGGGCCAGGGTCGGGGTGAGGAGCAGGTCGTAGCGCTCGTGGAATGCGGCCAGCGCGCGGGTGTGGTCCTGGCGGCGGGCGAGCGCGGCGAGGTAGTCCGGCGCGGGGGTGGCGCGGCCGATCGCGGCCATGACCCGGGTCTCGATCTCGAAGGCGTCGTCGCCGCAGCCGGTCAGCGCCCGCGCCGCCGCCACCTGGGCCGAGATCGTGGAGAACCAGGTGGTGAGGAAGTCGGTGGCCAGCGCCCGGCCGTCGAGGGCGGGGGCGGACTCCTCCACGACGTGCCCGAGGGAGGTCAGCAACTCGGCGGCGTCGGTGGCCGCGGCGACCGCCTCGGGGTCGACGTCGGTGCCCAGCGGCGAGGCGGTGGCCAGCCCGATCCGCAGCGGCGCCGGGTCGTCCCGGACGGCGTCGGCGTAGGGGCGCTCCGGCGGACGCACGATGTAGGGGCCCTCCGGCTCCGGCCCGGCCGACACGTCGAGCAGGGCCGCCGAGTCCCGCACGGTCCGCGACAGCACGCCCTGCACCGCCGCGCCGTGGAAACCCTCGGCGACGTCCGGCCCGGACGGCGTCACGCCGCGGCCCGGCTTGAGCCCGAACAGCCCGCAGGCGGCGGCCGGGATGCGGATGGAGCCGCCGCCGTCGCTCGCGCCGGCCGCGGGGACGATCCCGGCGGCGACGGCCGCGGCGGACCCGCCGGAGCTGCCGCCGGGAGTGCGGCCGGGGTCCCACGGGTTGCGGGTCGGTCCGCCGAGCGCGGGCTCGGTGACGGCGCGGGCACCGAACTCGGGGGTGGCGGTCCGTCCGAACACGACGAGACCGGCCTCGGTCCAGCGCCGGACCACCGTCGACGTCTCGGGGCGCGGATGGTCGGCGAGCGGACGGGAGCCGGACGCCGTCGGGACCCCGGCGAGGTGCTGGGCGAGGTCCTTCACCAGGAACGGGACGCCCGCGAACGGCCCGGTCAGCGGGCCGCGTGCGCGGGAGCGGGCGGCGTCGTCGAGGCGCAGTCGGATGGCGTTGAGGCCCGGCTCGACGGCGTCGGCGCGGGCGACGGCGGCCTCCAGCAGGTCGGCCGCGCTCACCTCACCCGCGGCGACGAGTGCGGCCAGCCCGACGGCGTCGTGGCTGCGGTAGTCGTCCCAGGAGATCCCCACGGCGGGGATACAAGCAGATCGGTCAGGGAGTGGACACGGGGGCGGGCGCGGGCGCCGGCGACGCGTCCGACGTGCCGGTGACCCCGGCGACGACACCGAGGGCCAGGACGACCGCGGCCGCCGCGCCCAGGACGGCGGGCAGTACCGGTCGGGCGCGGGCCGGGAAGTCGGGCAGCCGGAAGCCACCGGAGGTCCGGGTACCGCCGCCCTCGGGCAGCGGGGCCGCGCGGAACGGCTCGGGGAGCCGCTGGACGGCCGGCGCCTGTGCTGCGGGTCCCGAGGGGATTCGCTCCGGCCGGCGCCGCATCGCCGGGGGCCGGCCCGCCGCGGGGTGCCGGGGCGCCATCGGTCGGGACGGGTGTCGCGGGGCCGCCGCGGCGTACTGCCCGGGGACGTAGGCGCCCGGGGCCTGCCGGGACGGGCCGCCGACCGGCCGCTGCCGACCGGGACCGGCCGCGTCGCGGGGACGCGGGACGACGGGCAGCGCGGTGGTGGGCGCGTCGTCGGAGGACCCGCCGTCGGGCATCGTGTCCGGCGCGGCCGCCCGAGGGGCACGGGGCCGCGGCTCCGTGTCCGGGGTGGGCGCGACCGGTGTGTCCGTGTCGGCGTCCGGGGCGGAGGGGGCCGGGACGTCCGCATCGGCGGTCGGCGCGACCGGTGCGTCGGCGTCCGAGGACGACCGGGCCGTCGGCAGCGCGACCTGCTCCCCCGGGCCGGCCCAGGTGACCACGTCGTCCCCCGGGCGCGCCGGTGACGGCACCTCGACCGGGCCGTCCCGGAGCGGCACCGACGGCGTCCCACCGGTGTCGGTGAGTGCGTGGCGGGGCTTCTGGGACGGGGTCTCGCTCATGGGTCCTCTTCCGCAGGGGGAGCTCTGCTCTGAGAGTTCCATCGCTCGCGGTACCCCGAACCGTTACGGAACAGCGACCCGGGGACACGCAACCACCCCCGGAACGGTCCGGTCAGCGGCGGGCCATCTGCTGGAGCCGCGCGATCCGGTCCTCGATCGGCGGGTGGGTGGAGAACCACCTCGCCATCTTCTCCCCGGGCCGGAACGGGTTGGCGATCATCAGGTGCGACTGCGCGGTGAGCCGCGGGTCCGGGGGCAGCGGAGCGGCCGCGGTGCCGTACTTGAGCTTGTGCAGCGCCGAGGCCAGGCCCAGCGGGTCCCCGGTGAGCTCGGCGCCCGACGCATCGGCCTGGTACTCCCGGGACCGGCTGACGGCCATCTGCACGACGCCGGCCGCGATCGGCCCCAGCAGCGCGACCAGGATGATCGCGATCGGGTTCGGGCGGTCCTCGTCGCCGCCGCCGAAGATCGAGGCGAACATCGCGAAGTTCGCGAGGAACGACACCGCCGAGGCGAGCGCACCGGCGATCGAGGAGATCAGGATGTCGCGGTTGTAGACGTGGCTGAGCTCGTGGCCGATGACGGCGCGCAGCTCGCGCTCGTCGAGCAGGTGCAGCAGACCGGTGGTCACGCAGACCGCGGCGTGCCGCGGGTTGCGGCCCGTGGCGAACGCGTTCGGCGCGTCGGTCGGGCTGATGTGCAGCGACGGCATGGGCTGGCGGGCCCGCTGGCTGAGCTCGCGGACGATCCGGAACAGCTGCGGGTACTCGGCCTCGGTGATCGGCTGGGCGTGCATGGACCGCAGCGCCGTCTTCGCCGAGTTGAAGTAGGCCCACCCGTTCACCGCGAACGCGATGACGAGCGCGATGACCAGTCCGCCGCGCCCGCCCAGGACCCCGCCGATCGCGAGGATCAGGGCGCTCATCGCGCCGAGGAGGACGGCCGTCTTCAGACCGTTCATGTGGCTGTGCACGCCGGGGTCGCCTTTCCGTGCGGTCCTTCGGGGGTCATCCGGGTCAACGGACGAACCGGGCAGTGCGTTCCCGGGTGTGACCCGCCCCGACCGCGGCTCAGCGCGCGTGCCGCTCCCGGAAGCGGGTGCCCTCGGGGGCGTAGCGGCGGAAGTGGTCGAGCGTGACGCCGAGGAAGAGCGCCGTCGCCGACACCGCGACGGTGCCGTCCGGGGCGTCGAGCCTGCCCGTGCCGCGGACCCGCAGCTTGCGCCCGTCGACCGACTCGATCACCGCGTCGAGGTGCAGCGTCGTGCCGAGCGGCACCGGCGCCCGGTAGCGGGTGGTCAGCTCCGCGGTCACGAAGTGGCCGTCGAGGTGGTGCTGGAGCGCGCCGAACAGCTCGTCCATCGCCGTGGCCAGTACGTCGCCGTGCGCCAGCCCGGGCGCGCCCTCGTGTGCGTCGCCGACGACGACCGCCCCCGTCACCCGGGCCCGCCCGTCGGAGTCGGGGCCCGGGTCGTCGAAGCGCATCCGCAGCCCGCCGGGACCGTCACCGCAGGCGAAGCAGCCGGCGTGGTGGCGGGGCAGCTCGGCCCGCCCGGTCACCTGTGCACCCGTCACGTGCGTGAGGCTAACCCGGCGTGGAAGAGTCGGGCCCATGAGCGACGGCGATGTCACGACAGAGGTCCGCACCGAGGTCACCAACGGTGTCGCGGTGCTCACCGTGTCCAACCCGGCACGACGCAACGCGCTGAACCTGGACCTCTCGCAGAAGCTGGTCGCCGCCGTCGAGGCCGCGAACGCCGACGACTCGGTCGGCGCGATCGTCGTCACCGGGCAGGCACCCGCCTTCTGCGCGGGCGGTGACCTCGCCGAACTGCAGGAGGCCGACCCGGCCACACTCAAGCGCGTCTACTCCGGATTCCTCGCCATCGCCTCGTCCCCGCTGCCGACCCTGGCCGCGGTCAACGGCGCCGCCGTCGGCGCCGGGATCAACCTGGCCCTGGCCTGCGACGTCCGGCTGGCCGGCCCGAGCGCGAGGTTCGACGTCCGCTTCATGCAGCTGGGCCTGCACCCCGGCGGCGGCTACACGTGGATGGCCCAGCGCGCTCTCGGCGCCCAGGGCACCGCGGCGATGACCCTGTTCGGCGACGTCCTCGACGCCCGCGAGGCCGAGCGCGTCGGCCTGGCCTGGCGTGCCTACGACAGCGACGAGGACCTGATGGCCGGCGCCCGCGAGCTCGCGGGCCGGGCGGCCGCCGCGCCGCGGGACCTGATCGTCACCACCAAGGCGACGATGCGGATCACCTCGCGGCTCGCCGCGCACGCCGACGCCACCGACGTCGAGGTCCGCGCGCAGGCCGAGACGGTGCACTCCGAGGCGTTCGCGGAACGTGTCGCCGCACTGCAGAAGAAGATCAGCAGGAAGTGACCGTCACCACGAACGTAACCCAGGTTATGTGACGTGGCTCCGGGTCTCCGGACAGGGGCCCGAACCGGGAGTTAACCTCGACGTATCGAGGCACATTTCGACGCCGAACTGGGGACCATCAGCCCATGACGACCAGCGACACCCCCGTCGAGGCACGCGACTCCGAGGTCGTCCAGCGCGACCGGGTGGTCATCCGGTTCGCCGGCGACTCCGGTGACGGCATGCAGCTGACCGGGGACCGCTTCACCTCCGAGACCGCGAACTTCGGCAACGACCTGTCGACACTGCCGAACTTCCCCGCGGAGATCCGGGCACCTGCCGGGACGCTGCCGGGCGTCTCGTCGTTCCAGCTGCACTTCGCGAACTACGACATCCTCACCCCCGGTGACCGCCCCGACGTGCTGGTGGCGATGAACCCGGCGGCACTGAAGGCCAATATCGGCGACCTGCCCCAGGGCGGGGTGTTGATCGTCAACACCGACGAGTTCACGAAGCGGAACCTGACCAAGGTCGGTTACGCGGCGAACCCGCTGGAGGACGGCTCGCTGGAGCCCTACGCGGTACACGGGGTCGCGATGGCGACCCTGACCCGCGGCGCCCTGGAGGAGACCGGGCTGTCGAAGAAGGACGCCGAGCGGGCGAAGAACATGTTCGCCCTGGGTCTGCTGTCCTGGATGTACCACCGCCCCAGCGAGTCGACCGAGCGGTTCCTGCGGGAGAAGTTCGCGAAGAAGCCCGACATCGCCGAGGCCAACATCCTGGCGTTCCGTGCGGGGCACGCCTACGGGGAGACGACCGAGGCGTTCGCGGTGACCTACGAGGTCGCGCCGGCCCGCCTGGCGCCGGGAACCTACCGGCAGATCACCGGGAACGTCGCCCTGGCCTACGGGCTCATCGCCGCGGGGCGGACGACGAGCCTGCCGGTGTTCCTGGGGACCTACCCGATCACCCCGGCTTCGGACATCCTCCACGAGCTGTCCAAGCACAAGGCCTTCGGCGTGACCACGTTCCAGGCCGAGGACGAGATCTCCGGTGTCGGCGCCGCCCTCGGCGCAGCCTTCGGCGGGGCACTCGGCGTGACCACCACGTCGGGGCCGGGGATCGCGCTCAAGGCCGAGACCGTCGGCCTGGCCGTCGCCCTGGAACTGCCGCTGCTGGTCATCGACGTGCAGCGTGGTGGGCCCTCGACGGGGTTGCCGACCAAGACCGAGCAGGCCGACCTGCTCCAGGCCCTGCACGGGCGCAACGGGGAGGCACCGCTGCCGGTGATCGCCCCCTGCACGCCGGGGGACTGCTTCATCGCCGCGGTCGAGGCCGCCGCGATCGCGGTCGAGTACCGCACCCCGGTCATGCTGCTCTCCGACGGGGCGCTGGCCAACGGCTCCGAGCCGTGGAAGATCCCCGACGTCGAGTCGTTGCCGACGGTGGACCCGGGGTTCGCGACCGAACCCAACGCCCCCGACGGGTCCGGCGAGTTCTGGCCGTATCTGCGTGACCCCGAGACCCTGGCCCGGCCGTGGGCGATCCCGGGCACCGCCGGGCTGGAGCACCGGGTCGGTGGACTGGAGAAGGCCGACGGGCGCGGCTCGATCTCCTACGACCCCGACAACCACGACCGCATGGTCCGGCTGCGCCAGGCCAAGATCGACGGCATCGACGTCCCCGACCTCGTGGTCGACGACCCCGACGGCGACGCGGACTTCCTCGTCATCGGCTGGGGCTCGACCTACGGCCCGATCAACGCGGCGGCGCGGCGCGTGCGCAAGCTGGGCCACTCGGTCGCCACGGTGCACCTGCGCAACCTCAACCCGATGCCGGCCAACCTCGGCGAGATCCTGGGCGGCTACCGCACGGTGCTCTGCCCCGAGATGAACCTCGGTCAGCTCGCCATGCTGCTGCGCGCCGAGCACCTGGTCGACGTCAAGAGCTACACCAAGGTCGCCGGGCTCCCGTTCGGCGCCGAGGAGCTCCAGGACGTGTTCCTGGACTACCTCACCGGCAAGCACCCGGAGTCGGCGTCCGACATCGCCAACGAGACCACTGGAGCGCAGGCATGACCGCCACCGACCTGGGCCTGCCGTCCATCGGCGGCCTCGACGGCGTCCCGACCACGGACGCGAAGCAGACCGCGAAGGACTACACCTCCGACCAGGAGGTCCGCTGGTGCCCCGGCTGCGGCGACTACGCCGTCCTCGCCGCCGTCCGCCAGTTCCTCCCCACCCTGGGCATCAAGCGCGAGAACACCGTGTTCGTGTCCGGCATCGGCTGCAGCTCGCGATTCCCGTACTACCTCAACACCTATGGGATGCACTCCATCCACGGCCGCGCCCCGACCATCGCGACCGGTCTCGCGACCAGCCGCGAGGACCTCAGCGTCTGGGTCGTGACCGGCGACGGCGACGCGCTCTCCATCGGTGGCAACCACCTGATCCACGCGCTGCGCCGCAACGTCAACATCAAGATCCTGCTGTTCAACAACCGGATCTACGGGCTGACCAAGGGCCAGTACTCCCCGACCTCCGAGGTCGGGAAGGTCACCAAGTCCACCCCGATGGGATCACTGGACCACCCGTTCAACCCGATCTCGCTGGCCCTCGGGGCCGAGGCGAGCTTCGTCGGACGGGCCCTGGACTCCGACCGCAAGAGCCTCACCGCCGTGCTCCAGGCCGCCGCCGAGCACCGCGGCTCCGCCCTGGTCGAGATCTTCCAGGACTGCCCCATCTTCAACGACGGCAGCTTCGACGTGCTCCGCAAGGGCGACACCGACAACCGGCTCATCCCCGTCGTCGACGGTGAGCCGATCGTCTTCGGCGCCGAGGGCTCGCACGCCGTGGTGCAGGACGGGTTCAAGCTCAAGGTCGTCGAGACCGCCTCGGTGGACGCCGCACAGATCGTCGTGCACGACGCCGCCGACCACGAGCTGGCCTTCGCCCTGTCCCGGCTCTCGGACCAGGACCTCACCCACACCGTCACCGGGGTCTTCCGCAACACCGACCGCACCACCTACGACGACGCCGCCCGCGCCCAGGTGCAGGCCGCCCGCGACGCCAAGCCCGACGCGGACCTGCAGGCCCTGCTCAACGGCCGCGACACCTGGACCATCGTCTAGGTCCCGCCCGCGCCACACCGCGGCCCCGGTACTCCGACGAGGAGTACCGGGGCCGTCGTGTGTCCGGAGGCGCTGGGGCTCAGCGGGCCCCGGGGCGTTCGTGCCAGGCGATGAACCCGGCCGCCCGCGCCGCGCCCTCCGCGGTGAAGTACAGGTCCGCGCGGGTGCGGACGTAGTACGGCGACTCGGGCGGGTGGAACCTCCGCGAACCGCTGTGCACCTTCACCCGGTGCGTCTCGGGCGGGTCACCACCGTCGGTGGGGGCGAGCACCGAGTCCGGGTACGGCCCCGGACGCACCCCCGGGGGCAGCGGCGCGGACGCCGCGGACGGGCCGATGATCATGGAATCGAGCGCCGCCAGCGCCGAGCCACCGGCGTCCTGTCGCGGCCGCGACGGGATCGACAGCGGTGCGGGCGGGCCGTCGTCGGCCGGCGCGGGGCCCGGCTCGGGCAGCGGGGCCGGTTCGACGTCGTCGCGCAGGGCGTGGCGGCCGGCCGGCTCGTCGTCCTCGGCCGGCCCGTCCGGCGGCGCAGGGTCGCTCTCGGGGCGCGGGAGGGGGACCGCGGGGGCCGTGGCCGCGTCCGCGGTCGTGGCGGCGTCCGCGGTCGTGGCGGCGTCCGCGGTCGTGGCGACGTCCGCGGTCGTGGCGACGTCCGCGGTCGTGGCGACGTCCGTGGTCGTGGCGGCACTGCTCGGCTCCAACGGGACCGGGACGGAGCCGGCAGCACCGTCATCCGCCGGACCGTCGTGGACCGCACCGTCCGCGGCTGCGCCGTCGTGGGACTCACCGTCCTGGGACAGGGCAGCGACACCGTCGGTCGTGGTTCTGTCGTCGTCGCCCGGGCCGGTCCCGCCCGCGGTGCCGCCGTCCCCGTCGGCTCCGTCCCCGGCGGCACCGCGACCCGACGCCTCCGGACCGGACAGGTCCGGGGCCGTCGCCGTGACTCCGGGCGCGACGTCCGCCGGCCGGGTCCCGGGCGCCGGATCGGCCTCCGTCCCGCCGGACAGCCCGTGCCCGCCCGGTGCATCGCGGTTCCGGGTGGGCCCGCCCGACGTCGCCCCGGGGCCGGACCACTCTCCCGCACCGTCCGCCGAGGAGGGCGACGGTGCGACGTCCGGCGACGGCGTGTGCGCCCCGGCCGCCGTGGCGGACGGGTCGACCGCCCCCGCGGTGTCGAACAGCCCCACGGTCCCGGGGTCGCGCCCCGGGTCCGGCCCGTCGGGCACCTCAGCCGTGTCGGGCGTCCCCGTGGCCTCCGGACCGCCCTCGACGGTCCCTCCGCGGCGACGGGACACCAGTACCCCCGCCACCATCAGGACCACGAGCACCGCCAGCAGTACCCACATCCAGCCCATGCCGGACCTCCGTCCACCCGGGACCGTCCCGGACCGCTGTCGCCGTGCTTGGTATCACGGATCGTGCCCGCCCCGCCGTCGTCTCGCGCGGGAGCCCACCCGTATCGGATCATCGTGCCCGTGACCGACCACCCGAAGCGACCATGACCACCGCTCGTTCCCCCGAACGAACCACACCCGAACGGAGTGAGCGGAACCCCGCCGGGCTCACCGCGGGCGTCGGCGCGTACGTCCTGTGGGGCCTGTTCCCGGCGTTCTGGCCGCTGCTGGACCCCGCGGCGCCGCTGGAGGTGCTCGCCCACCGCGTGCTGTGGACCGCGGTGCTGATGTCGCTGGTGCTGACCGTGCTGCGCGGCTGGGGCGACGTCCGCGGGCTCGGTGTCCGGGGATGGCTCGCGACCGCCGCCGCCGCGGTGTTCATCGCGGTGAACTGGGGCCTGTTCATCTGGGGCGTGTCGGTGGGGCTGATCGTCGAGTCCGCGCTCGGCTACTACATGACCCCGCTGGTCGGGGTGCTGTTCGGCGTCCTCGTCCTGCGGGAGCGGCTGCGGCCCGCGCAGTGGGTGGCGCTGGGGCTGGCGGCGACGGCGGTCGTCGTCATCGCCGTCGGGAACGGGACGGTGCCGTGGCTGTCGATGGCGCTGGCCTGTTCGTTCGGGATCTACGGACTGTTCAAGGCGACCGCGCCGCTGCCCGCCGCAGCCGGGCTGACCGCGGAGGGCCTCGTGCTCGTCGTGCCGGCCGCGGTGTTCCTGGTCGTCGTGGCGCTCTCCGGCGGCGGCACGTTCACCGGGCACGGCCCGTGGCACCTGCTGCTCATGCTGTCCGCGGGCCCGGCGACGGCGCTGCCGCTGCTGCTCTACGGCTCCGCGGCGCGACGGCTGCCGCTCACGACCCTCGGGGTGCTGCTCTACATCAACCCCACGCTGCAGTTCCTGTGGGGCGTGCTGGTGGTCGGCCAGACGATGGCCCCGGCCCGCTGGGCCGGGTTCGCCCTCGTCTGGCTGGCGCTGGTGGTCTTCACCGTCGACCTGCTGCGACGGCGACGTCCACCGGCACCTCAGCCCACCCGCTCCACCGTGTAGTCGGTCAGCGTCCGCAGCGCCTCGATCGCCGGGCACGGCGGCAGTACGGCCAGCTCGGCGCGCGCCCGGTCGGCGTACCCGGCGACGGTCTCGCGGGCCTTGACCAGCGCGTCACCGGAGCGGAGCAGCTCCAGCGCCTCGGCCACCTCGTCGTCGTCGCTGATCGGAGCGGCCAGCAGCTGACGCAGCCTGCGCGCGTCGGCGGAGTCGTCGCCGTCGCGCAGGGCGTAGAGCATCGGCAGGGTGTGCACGCCCTCGCGCAGGTCGGTGCCGGGCGTCTTGCCCGAGTCGTCCGACGGCGACGCGATGTCGATGATGTCGTCGGAGATCTGGAACGCCGCCCCGATGACCTCGCCGAAGGTCCGCAGCGCCTCGACGTGCTCGGCGGGTGCGCCGGAGAACATGCCGCCGTAGCGGCCCGAGGTCGCGATGAGCGACCCGGTCTTCTCCGCGACCACCCGCAGGTAGTGCTGCACCGGGTCGTCGGACGCCTTGGGGCCGCGGGTCTCGCGCATCTGACCGGTCACGAGCAGCGCGAACGTCTCGGCGATGATCCGCACCGCGTCCGGCCCCAGGTCGGCGACCAGCCGCGACGCGTGCGCGAACAGGAAGTCCCCGGTCAGGATCGCGATCGAGTTGTCCCAGCGCGAGTTCGCGGACTCCGCGCCCCGCCGCATGGACGCCTCGTCCATCACGTCGTCGTGGTACAGCGTCGCCAGGTGGATCAGCTCCACCACGGCGGCCGCCGTGATCACCTCGTCGCGTTCGGGATGCGGTCCCACCTGCGCCGCGAGCAGCGTGAACAGCGGACGGAACCGCTTGCCCCCCGCGTCGATCAGGTGCAACGAGGTCTCGGTGACGAACTCGTAGTCGCTGTGCACCTCGCGGTGCAGCAGGTCCTCGACCCGCTTGAGCCCGTCAGCGGTGGCCTCGGCCAGGACCGGATCGGCCATCCGGATCCCGGCCACACTCTGTGTCTCCACCCCCACAGCCTACGAACGTCAGCCCGAGAACGCGCCGCTGGCGGCCCATTCGAGGACGGGTGTGGGAAGAATCCCGAGAACGAGGGTCGCCAGCGTGCCCAGGGTGATGGCCACGGTGGTGAACGCCCCGGGCACGACGACGGCCGGACCGTCCTCGGCGGGCTCCCGGAAGTACATGAGCACCACGATGCGCAGGTAGAAGAACGCGGCCACCGCGGACGCGACCAGCGCGATCACCACCAGCGGCACCATGCCGTCCGCCGACGCCGCCGAGAACACCGCGAACTTGGCGGTGAACCCGCTGGTCAGCGGGATGCCGGCGAGCGCGAGCAGCAGGAACGTCATGATCCCGGCGACGAGCGGCGACCTCTTCGCCAGGCCCGCCCAGGCCGCCAGGTCCGAGGCCTCGCCGTCACCGGTGCGGACCAGCGAGATGATCCCGAAGACCGCGACCGTCGTGAAGCCGTAGGCCAGCAGGTAGAACATCAGCCCGGACGTGCCCTGCGGCGTCAGCGCCATGGCGCCGAGCAGGATGAACCCGGCGTGCGCGATCGAGGAGTAGGCGATCATGCGCTTCACGTCGGTCTGGGTGAGCCCCAGCACCGCGCCGACGACCATCGAGACGACCGCGACCACCCACAGCACGCCGCGCCACTCCCAGACGGTGCTGCCGAAGCCGACGTAGAGCACCCGGGCGATCGCACCGAACGCGGCGACCTTCGTGCAGGCCGCCATGAACGCCGTGACCGGCGTCGGGGCGCCCTGGTAGACGTCCGGGGTCCAGGTG harbors:
- a CDS encoding sunset domain-containing protein, translated to MGWMWVLLAVLVVLMVAGVLVSRRRGGTVEGGPEATGTPDTAEVPDGPDPGRDPGTVGLFDTAGAVDPSATAAGAHTPSPDVAPSPSSADGAGEWSGPGATSGGPTRNRDAPGGHGLSGGTEADPAPGTRPADVAPGVTATAPDLSGPEASGRGAAGDGADGDGGTAGGTGPGDDDRTTTDGVAALSQDGESHDGAAADGAVHDGPADDGAAGSVPVPLEPSSAATTTDVATTADVATTADVATTADAATTADAATTADAATAPAVPLPRPESDPAPPDGPAEDDEPAGRHALRDDVEPAPLPEPGPAPADDGPPAPLSIPSRPRQDAGGSALAALDSMIIGPSAASAPLPPGVRPGPYPDSVLAPTDGGDPPETHRVKVHSGSRRFHPPESPYYVRTRADLYFTAEGAARAAGFIAWHERPGAR
- the rarD gene encoding EamA family transporter RarD, which gives rise to MTTARSPERTTPERSERNPAGLTAGVGAYVLWGLFPAFWPLLDPAAPLEVLAHRVLWTAVLMSLVLTVLRGWGDVRGLGVRGWLATAAAAVFIAVNWGLFIWGVSVGLIVESALGYYMTPLVGVLFGVLVLRERLRPAQWVALGLAATAVVVIAVGNGTVPWLSMALACSFGIYGLFKATAPLPAAAGLTAEGLVLVVPAAVFLVVVALSGGGTFTGHGPWHLLLMLSAGPATALPLLLYGSAARRLPLTTLGVLLYINPTLQFLWGVLVVGQTMAPARWAGFALVWLALVVFTVDLLRRRRPPAPQPTRSTV
- a CDS encoding polyprenyl synthetase family protein translates to MADPVLAEATADGLKRVEDLLHREVHSDYEFVTETSLHLIDAGGKRFRPLFTLLAAQVGPHPERDEVITAAAVVELIHLATLYHDDVMDEASMRRGAESANSRWDNSIAILTGDFLFAHASRLVADLGPDAVRIIAETFALLVTGQMRETRGPKASDDPVQHYLRVVAEKTGSLIATSGRYGGMFSGAPAEHVEALRTFGEVIGAAFQISDDIIDIASPSDDSGKTPGTDLREGVHTLPMLYALRDGDDSADARRLRQLLAAPISDDDEVAEALELLRSGDALVKARETVAGYADRARAELAVLPPCPAIEALRTLTDYTVERVG